The following proteins are encoded in a genomic region of Montipora foliosa isolate CH-2021 chromosome 8, ASM3666993v2, whole genome shotgun sequence:
- the LOC137968562 gene encoding uncharacterized protein — protein sequence MPNESDAASNPVRNLGKVQKFIVGADFEAYAEQLEFFFMANGVTDSKQKKAVLLTNLPTETYQLAKDLMAPILLREDSLTYDTIVERFQKQLKPQKSDLVARYEFDNRARNAGETVSQYVAVLKHLAMDCKFNDAMRLEMLRDRLVSGIRDKRMMSELLKLKLEELTFDIAVAKCIAIEQSYKDVEVVHF from the coding sequence ATGCCCAACGAGTCTGACGCGGCATCGAATCCGGTTCGTAACCTTGGAAAAGTTCAGAAGTTCATAGTGGGAGCTGACTTCGAAGCTTATGCAGAACAGCTAGAATTCTTCTTCATGGCCAATGGTGTGACCGACTCGAAACAGAAAAAGGCCGTCCTGTTAACTAATCTGCCCACTGAAACGTACCAACTGGCGAAAGATTTGATGGCCCCGATATTGTTAAGAGAAGACTCTCTCACGTACGACACGATCGTAGAGCGTTTCCAAAAGCAATTGAAGCCCCAGAAATCAGATTTAGTCGCCAGGTATGAGTTTGACAACCGAGCACGTAACGCTGGAGAAACGGTGAGTCAGTATGTTGCTGTCTTAAAGCATTTAGCTATGGATTGCAAGTTTAATGATGCCATGCGTTTGGAAATGCTCAGAGATAGATTGGTTTCGGGTATTCGAGATAAGAGAATGATGTCAGAGCTTTTGAAACTCAAACTCGAGGAACTGACTTTTGACATTGCTGTAGCGAAGTGCATCGCTATTGAGCAATCTTACAAGGATGTTGAAGTTGTCCATttctaa